The following are encoded together in the Planctomycetota bacterium genome:
- a CDS encoding flagellar biosynthetic protein FliQ: MSEADMIDALRSALSAALVLALPLLLVGLLVGLISGLVQSLSNVQDAAAAFAPRLIAVALVAIALAGWMGSKVIDFAVTMMGGGG; this comes from the coding sequence ATGAGTGAGGCGGACATGATCGACGCCCTTCGATCGGCGCTCTCCGCTGCGCTGGTCCTGGCGCTGCCGCTGCTGCTGGTGGGCCTCCTGGTCGGTCTGATCTCGGGTCTGGTGCAGTCGCTTTCCAATGTGCAGGATGCGGCCGCGGCCTTCGCGCCGCGACTCATCGCGGTGGCGCTGGTGGCGATCGCCCTTGCGGGTTGGATGGGATCGAAAGTCATCGACTTCGCCGTGACCATGATGGGAGGTGGCGGGTGA
- a CDS encoding flagellar biosynthetic protein FliR — MSLSAIAVAGAARAAGAAVFAPAFTMIPWRFRLAFAAAAGWAAAPIAAGDAMVTSISLPEIAVEAAIGAMIGLLAAIAVEALRVCGHVIGEQMGLSLAQAYDPAIDGEASSAEALLAWSAITIFVAVGGIQTVAMTAATSVRTLPPGSFFQSGIANSAASLLDAAMLVGFKACLPVVGVLAAVSAVAALVVRIVPGFSTFSAGFGPRAATGLAAAVATCGVMWAAENAFIQDSLARIAREVAP; from the coding sequence GTGAGCCTCTCCGCAATCGCAGTGGCAGGCGCGGCGCGGGCCGCCGGCGCGGCGGTCTTCGCTCCCGCGTTCACAATGATTCCGTGGCGCTTTCGTCTGGCCTTCGCGGCGGCGGCAGGATGGGCCGCGGCGCCGATCGCCGCAGGCGACGCGATGGTGACCTCGATCTCGCTTCCGGAGATCGCCGTTGAGGCGGCCATCGGCGCCATGATCGGCTTGCTCGCCGCGATTGCGGTCGAGGCGCTGCGCGTCTGCGGTCACGTCATCGGCGAGCAGATGGGTCTCTCGCTCGCGCAGGCCTACGACCCCGCCATCGACGGCGAGGCCAGCAGCGCCGAGGCGTTGCTCGCCTGGAGCGCCATCACCATCTTCGTGGCGGTGGGCGGAATCCAGACGGTGGCGATGACCGCCGCCACGAGCGTGCGCACGCTGCCGCCGGGATCGTTCTTCCAATCGGGCATCGCCAACTCGGCGGCCTCGCTGCTGGACGCGGCGATGCTGGTGGGTTTCAAGGCATGCCTGCCGGTGGTGGGCGTGCTCGCCGCCGTTTCCGCGGTGGCGGCGCTGGTGGTGCGCATCGTGCCGGGATTCTCAACCTTCTCCGCAGGATTCGGCCCGCGCGCCGCCACGGGCCTTGCCGCCGCGGTGGCCACCTGCGGCGTCATGTGGGCGGCCGAAAATGCCTTCATCCAGGACTCGCTCGCACGCATCGCCCGGGAGGTGGCCCCCTAG
- a CDS encoding EscU/YscU/HrcU family type III secretion system export apparatus switch protein: MLGDSAERIHPPTLSKREHVLAQGHGPRAVWLASFLGIMFFGAITAVAAPMQIRSLLAMARRLFLLTPSDKSASLLAEAIEPALWLVAFAFLAALLAHAASHWAWIRMGPWKMRPRTSILSRIGPVFAGLVTAVATLAASLAFAWPWLANISNWSRGSLSSVLGSALGMIGMTALGAAIVLFAASLLQRFKARSTFEAGIRLTRAEAKEAARESGEGRATRRRPQHPRGGRS, from the coding sequence ATGCTCGGAGATTCCGCCGAACGCATTCACCCGCCCACGCTTTCGAAGCGCGAGCATGTCCTTGCCCAGGGCCATGGTCCGAGGGCCGTCTGGCTCGCGTCGTTCCTGGGAATAATGTTCTTCGGTGCCATCACCGCGGTGGCAGCGCCGATGCAGATCCGTTCGCTGCTGGCGATGGCTCGGCGACTGTTCCTGCTGACACCATCGGACAAGTCCGCATCTTTGCTCGCTGAAGCGATCGAGCCTGCCTTGTGGCTGGTTGCCTTCGCGTTTCTGGCTGCGCTTCTGGCGCATGCGGCTTCCCACTGGGCGTGGATCCGCATGGGTCCCTGGAAGATGAGGCCGCGCACTTCGATCCTGTCGCGCATCGGTCCGGTCTTCGCGGGTCTGGTCACCGCGGTCGCGACCTTGGCCGCGAGTCTGGCTTTCGCCTGGCCCTGGCTGGCCAACATTTCCAACTGGAGCAGGGGATCGCTTTCGAGTGTGCTGGGATCGGCGCTGGGCATGATCGGCATGACCGCGCTCGGCGCGGCGATCGTGCTGTTCGCGGCGTCGCTGCTGCAGCGATTCAAGGCGCGAAGCACCTTTGAAGCGGGCATCCGATTGACTCGGGCCGAAGCGAAGGAAGCGGCCCGTGAATCTGGCGAAGGCCGTGCGACGCGGCGACGGCCGCAGCACCCGCGGGGAGGACGCTCATGA